A stretch of Gemmatimonas aurantiaca T-27 DNA encodes these proteins:
- a CDS encoding trans-sulfuration enzyme family protein, with product MIRSLLPDFDTLAVHAGRADFHALGVHAPPIDLSSTYPVPDPEQGTASYDAMAAGGTPQGSAIYARLHNPTVARAEQAVAELEGAEACVAFASGMAATTAILLAAAMHGRHVVAVRPLYGGTDHLLDSGLLPIDVTFAEPHEVAQAIRPDTGLVFIETPANPTLDLLDISAIVRDAGTVPVVVDSTFATPVLQQPLRHGATMVLHSATKFLGGHGDVVAGVVATSEVWARRLRQVRILTGGILHPLAAFLLLRGLPTLPMRVEHAQRTAGVLMERLAAHPMITGVHYPGHAGSDPTGLIGRQMAGPGTLIAFEVRGGVDAANALMRALTLITPAVSLGSTDTLIQHPAGLTHRLLDPAVREAEGITDGLLRLSVGLESAEALWRDLAAGLDAAEDVAEHTEGTLAMSSR from the coding sequence GCTCGCTCCTGCCCGACTTCGACACCCTGGCCGTCCATGCCGGCCGCGCTGACTTCCACGCGCTTGGTGTGCACGCTCCGCCTATCGACCTGTCGTCGACCTATCCGGTGCCAGATCCCGAACAGGGTACGGCCAGCTACGATGCCATGGCCGCAGGGGGCACGCCGCAGGGCAGCGCCATCTATGCTCGACTCCACAATCCCACGGTCGCCCGCGCAGAACAGGCGGTAGCCGAACTGGAAGGCGCCGAGGCGTGCGTGGCCTTTGCGTCGGGAATGGCCGCCACGACGGCCATTCTGCTGGCCGCGGCGATGCATGGCCGTCATGTGGTGGCGGTGCGCCCGCTCTACGGCGGCACGGACCACCTGCTCGACAGCGGGCTGCTGCCGATCGACGTGACCTTTGCCGAGCCGCATGAGGTGGCGCAGGCGATTCGCCCGGACACCGGCCTCGTCTTCATCGAGACCCCGGCCAATCCCACGCTCGATCTGCTCGACATTTCCGCGATCGTGCGTGACGCCGGAACCGTACCGGTGGTGGTGGACAGCACGTTCGCGACTCCAGTGCTTCAGCAGCCGCTTCGTCATGGCGCCACGATGGTGCTGCACAGCGCCACCAAGTTCCTGGGTGGTCACGGTGATGTGGTCGCCGGTGTGGTCGCCACCAGTGAAGTGTGGGCCCGCCGGCTGCGCCAGGTGCGTATTCTCACCGGGGGCATCCTGCATCCCCTGGCGGCGTTCCTGCTGCTACGTGGCCTCCCCACGCTGCCCATGCGCGTCGAACATGCGCAGCGCACGGCGGGGGTGCTGATGGAGCGCCTGGCCGCCCATCCGATGATCACGGGTGTGCACTATCCAGGTCATGCCGGTAGTGATCCCACTGGACTGATCGGTCGGCAGATGGCCGGTCCGGGCACCCTGATCGCGTTCGAAGTCCGTGGCGGAGTGGATGCGGCCAATGCCCTGATGCGCGCGCTCACGCTGATCACGCCGGCGGTGAGTCTGGGCTCCACCGACACGCTGATCCAACATCCGGCGGGATTGACGCACCGCCTGCTCGATCCGGCCGTGCGGGAGGCCGAGGGCATCACGGATGGTCTGCTGCGGCTGTCGGTGGGTCTGGAGTCAGCCGAGGCGCTGTGGCGGGATCTGGCCGCGGGACTGGATGCGGCGGAAGATGTTGCGGAGCATACCGAAGGAACGCTGGCGATGTCATCGCGCTGA
- a CDS encoding 3'-5' exonuclease, producing the protein MDAEQHAQHETMVEALELSGDYQVLRRLVVPAFYHAPDAAPPGTPLMRGLVVDVETTGLDTARDVIIEFGAVPFDFDGEGRVYTVHPPLSYFEDPGRPIPAEASAITGITDDDVRGKRIDDAAVLAALDQAVLVIAHNAGFDRRMLERRLPAFAAKHWACSQQEVPWVRFGSRSQKLDYLLYRIARAFHTGHRAADDCLATLHLLASAHPVSPSDSSDDVEDVRSAVQIAPLQLLLQHARRRTYRLWATGTPIEVKDVLKAHGYRWFPGSEQRQKGWYRDLTSDDALAEEQVWLQEHGYGGRVNPNWKVEKFTALERYSERMG; encoded by the coding sequence GTGGACGCGGAACAGCACGCGCAGCACGAAACGATGGTGGAGGCGCTGGAGTTGTCGGGGGACTATCAGGTGCTCCGTCGACTGGTCGTGCCGGCCTTTTACCACGCACCGGATGCGGCACCGCCAGGGACGCCGTTGATGCGTGGTCTGGTGGTGGATGTGGAGACCACCGGCCTCGACACGGCACGCGATGTCATCATCGAGTTTGGCGCCGTGCCGTTCGATTTCGATGGGGAGGGTCGGGTGTACACGGTGCACCCGCCGTTGTCGTACTTCGAAGATCCGGGACGGCCGATTCCTGCCGAAGCTTCGGCCATCACGGGCATCACGGATGACGATGTGCGTGGCAAGCGCATCGACGACGCTGCGGTGTTGGCCGCGCTCGATCAGGCCGTGCTCGTCATCGCGCACAATGCGGGTTTCGACCGTCGCATGCTGGAGCGCCGACTACCAGCGTTCGCGGCCAAACATTGGGCGTGTTCGCAGCAGGAAGTGCCGTGGGTGCGTTTTGGCAGTCGCAGCCAGAAGCTCGACTACCTGCTCTACCGCATTGCTCGCGCGTTTCACACGGGCCATCGCGCCGCCGATGACTGCCTGGCCACCCTGCATCTGTTGGCATCTGCGCATCCGGTGTCGCCGAGCGATTCGTCCGACGATGTGGAGGATGTGCGATCAGCGGTCCAGATCGCGCCGCTGCAATTGCTGCTGCAGCATGCTCGTCGACGGACGTACCGCTTGTGGGCCACCGGTACACCGATCGAAGTGAAGGACGTGCTCAAGGCTCACGGCTATCGTTGGTTTCCCGGCAGCGAGCAGCGTCAGAAGGGGTGGTACCGTGATCTGACGTCCGATGATGCGCTGGCCGAGGAGCAGGTGTGGCTGCAGGAACACGGGTACGGCGGTCGCGTGAATCCCAACTGGAAGGTGGAGAAGTTCACGGCATTGGAGCGCTATTCCGAGCGCATGGGTTGA